The window TACGATCCAAGTTTGATGCTCCTGAGCATATTGAAGCTTTATGCACAAGACTACAAAATGAAAGGAGCCTGAAAATTGATTGAATTTGAAGTAACCATGGTAAAGAATTCGAGAACTCATATATGGAGTCGTTTTGCATAAGATTaggtatatctcaagaattctttgctcctattactcctcagcagaatggtgtagtagaaagGAAGAACAGGGTTATTCAGGAGATGGCCAGAGCCATGTTGCACAGTAAGAATGTGGCTAGAAACTTGTGGGGAGAAGCTGTTAACACTGGGTGTCATACGATTAGTAGAGTGTACTTCAGACTTGGTACCAAGAAGactccatatgagttatggaaaggaaggaaaCCGAATGTGAAGTATTTCAGAATCTTTGGAAATACTTGTTTCATTCTTAAGGATAGAGAGGATGTGGGAAAGTTTGACTCTCGGAGTGATGAAGGTATATTTCTAGGATACTCCTCTACAAGCAAGGCTTATCGAGTATACAATAAGAGAACAATGAAGGTAATGGAGACCGTaaatgttgttattgatgagtcTTTAGATTCTGGATTTGCGAAAAATATTGAGGAATTCCCCAAAGAAATTCTCCCTTCCGAGCCTAAGAAAGTTCAAGAAATAGTTGAACAGGAACCTGCATCTCCAAGTACTCCTAGTACTCCCAGTGTTGTAGAAGATTCTGCAGATATACCCACTTCACTAGATTCTGAATCCCATGAAGAGAAAGGACCTTCTTCCAGGATTAAATTAAATCATCTTCCAAAAGTTATTgtgggaaatatgaatgaactCATATTAAGGAAACGTacagttgataaatgtgttgctaactttgtgtcttattcttATTACTTGTCACAGGTTGAACCCACTAAAGTCGAGGAAGCTCTTTAGGATGAAAGTTGGGTTGAAGTAATGCATGATGAACTACTTTAGTTTCAGAGGAATGATGTTTGGACTTTTGTACCAAGACCGGAGGGTGAGCACATCATTGGTACAAAGTGGATATTCCGCAATAAGACTGATGAGGAGGGCAATGTGATCTGCAATAAGGCTTGGcttgtagctcaaggatacttACAAATGGAAGGAGTAGACTATGATGAAACATTTGCCCCAGTTGCTCGTATGGAGTCCATTAGAATTCTCCTTGCTTTAGCTTGCCACTTAATGTTCAAACTTTACCAGATGGATGTAAAaactgctttcttgaatgggctgcttaaagaagatgtctatgtGGCTCAACCAAGAGGGTTCATTGATCCACACTCTTCGGATCATGTATTGTACCTCAAGAAGGCACTTTATGGATTAAAGTAAGCCCCTAGAGCCTGGTATGATCGACTCACTCAATACTTGATGTCACATGGGTTCACAAGAGGAAAGGCTGATCAGACTCTCTTCATCAAGAAGGAAGATGGCGAGTTGATAGTCgctcaagtctatgttgatgacatcatCTTTGGATTgactaaggatgaacttgctcatggattctcaaaactcatgcaggccgagttcgagatgagcatgattggagagctGACTCACTTCTTTGGATTGCAGATTCGTCAACAAGATTCAAGTATAttcctatctcaatctaaatatgccaagaatcttgtgaaaaagtttggattagaatctgctagttctgttagaacccctatgagcccaaatgttaaactcactgttGACTTGTTAGGCAAAAGTGTAGACTTATCtctatatagaagcatgataggtatTCTTCTTTACCTTACTGCTAGTAGACCTGACATTAGTTATAGTGTtggagtgtgtgctagatatcaggcTAATCCCAAAGAGTCCCACGTGACTGCTTTAAAAAGGatcataaagtatgtcaaaaccactACTGATTTTGGTGTGTGGTACAGCAAGGACACATGTGATGTCTTAGCTGGGTACtttgatgctgattgggctgggaatgctgatgatagaaagaaTACATCGGAGGGTTGTTTCTATGTGGGTAATAATCTGGTTTCTTGGATGAGCAAAAAGCAGAACTCCATCTCATTATCCATTGCAGAAGCTAAGTACATTGCTGCCGGTAGCTATTGCACCCAACTCttatggatgcaaaaactccatgattatggtatttgtCAAGAACATTTCACCatctattgtgacaataccAGTGCCATTAATATCTCTAAGAATCCGATTCAACATTCTagaaccaaacacatagagatccgacatcacttcattagggagctTGTCGAAGATGGTACTTTCACTATTGAGTTTATTCACACTAATGATCAGAAGGCTGACATGTTTACCAAAACTCTTGTTAGTAAACGTTTCGAATTCCTTCGtcaaaacattggtgttatctccatgggtTGATCTTTTCTTCTCCTCCCTTCTTCTCATGCATCtgcatctagttttatgctttgctttgtttaacatgtttttgattatttgttttttagttttgtttattttatttatttttaattaaaaaaaggaaaaaattaaaaaatcagaaaaatacaaaaacagtgtgtgttatgtgtacattggttcttgtgtaccttggatggtcattgaaataaaattttctaaactttgtatcttttgtacttagatgagtatctctatgcacaactaagcaagtgaggtTTGTGGCTctttgtttgtgatgagtaagattaagttatctcttatacttaacactcgtatcactctttttgatgggaaggactaaaaaatcctaaaagaaaggcataaataaccatctcaccactgttgcccgccaatcatgaatgacatttgtgtgctttggcatagcaaaattggaatgtcaatagcttaacataattgggtatttcttttctatctcttatatgtccatgcatgatttacttaaaagaaaaaatatgcaaagaaaattcaatagcaaaaagatcaaaatgctttgaaatatgattgcaagcgtgtattctaggagatgtgggagttataagatgtacctcgaatgtgatagtctccatcaaacaattatgattgtatatgagttaaagtgattttttcgtatctcaaatcatcataacatgttGACACATTTACGaacttgcgatgtttttcacacacaacacgaaatattctttgctactcttgatacatgtgcaagtacaatgtgatttggccatcacaaggtgttacatgtgttaatgtatgctcactaaactgtcttgacttgtttttgatatataaaatcagttagacttgtttagtgtgtgtgtgtttttgggatccatgtgcttaaaattattgttaagagatgtttttgagagcttaatgtgttgattggatcattggttgagttgcatgcttgattgcattcatgtctatgtttttctcttctcaaaaaactatttttaaaagctTGCTCGTCACCTCCTCGACACTTGGCTGTCTGTCGAGCTTCTTAAGTTTTTTTCTTATCGTAATCTTGACAGCtcctcgacacctggtggatcaaTCGACAAAGTTTTTGACCTCTCGATAGCTCCTCGACAGCTAGgttgatcgatcgagcttctgttcttgATTCTGGTGGTTTCTTCCTCGACACCTACAACTGTCGACAACCATTTTCTTGACACCTCCCTTGACAGATGGCTCGACACCTACAACTGTCGATATTTATTGGTGGTCTATATATTGTACCTCGTGCGATCTGCAGCTCAtttctctcgatctctctctcgataccTCTGTCTTCTCATCTCCCAAACACACTCATCTCACTTCAAATCTTTTCTTCAAGGtttcttcaagatttttcaagaatttcttcacttggtaagcttctaatctcttctatttcatgcatttcatcCTTTGAAACTTAGGTTTTggagtttttgaaaatttttggtatttttcaaaattgatgagtttttgttgaaattttgggataggttttaaagattttatcctaaaaacttcatgcattgcatttcatgtgcattataactatattttcatgcatttagttATGTGTTATACATGTTAATATGTTGTGTGctagtaggattggattgggctgagcccatgatgaaatttcttttgcatgtcacatgttcatgcatttcccatgcatatgTACTCcatttcaatatatttgatatatgcGAACAGTTTAgagcttttctgattgtctctctctctctcttctgtttACATTAGTAGTGTCTATGGCATTGAAATGTAAGTCTACTCCGTCCTGGAACCCTTTTCATTCTGGGGCATCTACTTCTTTTGATCCTACTCCTCTTTCTGTTTGGTTCCGTGATGAGGATGCCCACAAGGCTTTTTTGGAGAACTTTTCCCGTCGAGGCATTCATTCtgaacgccaagtcattctgGCGGACTTCGCCAACACCAACCTTCCCGATGTCATTCACACTCGGGGATGGGAGTCATTGTGTGACATCTTGGTCACCTGTCCATTCGTGCTCATTCaagagttctactccaacatgcatggtaTTGATCGCTCTGTACCTTAGTTTTTCACTTGTGTTCGAGGTCGGAGTATTCCTGTCACACTACagcttgttgcggatgtgcttaGGGTTCCTAGGGTAGACTTTCTAGACTATCCTACTTGTGAGCGTCTTAAGACTATGTCTAAAGATGAGCTCAAGTAAGCTTTTTGTGAGCACCCTTCTGAGTGGGGTGAGCGCCAGTTCACTTACTGTTCGGGCTTTGCAAGAGGCCTATGGTTTTTGAACATGGTTATGACCTTTGTACTCTATCTTctttctcactataactctattatAGAGCATTgtgctcaatttttgttatcCTTCCTagagcatcttactatagacttcccttctcacttCATTCTGTCTATCATAGATGTTCATCAAGACTCGGCGTCCTGTGATAAGCTTATTTTTCCTTCTGCTATCATGAGGATTCTACACCATTCCTCCGTCCCCTTTCCTTTGTCCGACCCTTTCATAtacatgtgtgccatagacttTGCTACCGTAAAACGTAGTGAGGCTAGGTTGTGACAGGATTCAATAGATCCTCCCTCTCGTTCGACTCCATCACGATCGGCTCCATCCACATCTACTCCCTCCTCTTTTATGGGTGATGTGTCACTTGGAGACATTATGGCGCAGCTGCAgcacatggatgctcaccttgatacactctctactgagttgtatcaggtgaacgttcgtgtcTGCCGTATTGCTAAACGGTAGGCGATCATGGGTGGCTTTGCTCCCTGAGGCTTCTCTTTCACCACCTCCTGTGGCTTCTGAGTCAGAGtctgatgaggatgatgatgataatggtgatgacgatgatgcttcagaTGATAATGATGGAAATGCTTGCTCTatcgatgagatgtctacttgacactgtaccctttgtcactcgtgacaaaaaggagGAGGAGTAGTTTTGGgtatatgagagtagtcatacttagagggagagttagtataggacatttttgttaggggaaGTGTTGAGTgctgagggatgtagtgaggatattatgtatcttttctttcttttatagatacattattcttgtacattgggtcttgtgaccatttatgacatacattgtactt of the Quercus robur chromosome 10, dhQueRobu3.1, whole genome shotgun sequence genome contains:
- the LOC126704028 gene encoding secreted RxLR effector protein 161-like, which codes for MSPNVKLTVDLLGKSVDLSLYRSMIGILLYLTASRPDISYSVGVCARYQANPKESHVTALKRIIKYVKTTTDFGVWYSKDTCDVLAGYFDADWAGNADDRKNTSEGCFYVGNNLVSWMSKKQNSISLSIAEAKYIAAGSYCTQLLWMQKLHDYGICQEHFTIYCDNTSAINISKNPIQHSRTKHIEIRHHFIRELVEDGTFTIEFIHTNDQKADMFTKTLVSKRFEFLRQNIGVISMG